From Mauremys reevesii isolate NIE-2019 linkage group 10, ASM1616193v1, whole genome shotgun sequence, the proteins below share one genomic window:
- the LOC120373115 gene encoding NACHT, LRR and PYD domains-containing protein 3-like has protein sequence MQVLCEGLRHPNCKLQKILLGSCSLTAACCGDLSTILSTSQSLTELELADNKLGDSGVQLLCEGLKHPDCKLQKLVLGYCDLTVACCGDLSSVLSTSQTLTELGVRWNNLGDSGVQLLCEGLKHPNCKLQILQLSGCHFTAACCGDLASALSTNQTLTELILGEKTMDNSGVKQLCEGLKHPNCKLQKLGLSSVNVNEDTQRELDAVKKRKPDMVIHIWRNW, from the exons atgcaggtgttgTGTGAGGGACTGAGACATCccaactgcaaactgcagaaaataCT GTTGGGGAGTTGCAGCCTCACAGCTGCTTGCTGTGGGGATCTCTCCACTattctcagcaccagccagagcctgaCAGAGCTGGAACTGGCGGATAACAAACTGGGGGATTCAGGCgtgcagctgctgtgtgagggactgaaacacccagactgcaaactgcagaaactagT ACTGGGGTATTGTGATCTCACAGTTGCTTGTTGTGGGGATCTGTCCTCtgttctcagcaccagccagaccCTGACAGAGCTCGGCGTAAGGTGGAACAACCTAGGAGATTcaggagtgcagctgctgtgtgaagGATTAAAACATCCAAACTGCAAATTACAGATACTGCA ACTGAGTGGTTGCCATTTCACAGCTGCTTGTTGTGGGGATCTCGCCTCTGCGCTCAGCACCAACCAGACACTGACAGAACTGATCCTGGGAGAGAAAACAATGGACAACTCAGGTGTGAAACAGTTGTGTGAAggactgaaacacccaaactgcaaactgcagaaactggG CTTGAGCAGTGTCAATGTAAATgaagacacacagagagagctaGATGCTGTGAAAAAGAGGAAACCTGATATGGTCATACATATATGGAGGAATTGGTGA